TACCCTAAGCTTATGCTATACCTCTTTAGGAGTAAACTTTAATGTTATACAGCGATAAATGCTGTTACTGGTTCAATTTTTTTGGTAGATTTCGATCAGATGGTAGCTCTTGCAGTGCTGGAGGTGAATAAGGTTTAGCACCCAGCATCTCAACTCCAATGTTGCATCCATTTTTATGCCTTGAAAGAGGTAGGATAAAAGCTATAGATGAAGAGCTACTTTATAGATATTAGCAAACTTGCTATTTGAAAATTGCTATAATCTATTGTTCCATCTAAATTCATTTATATTATTAGGTGTAAATTTGTATGGGTTCTCCAATGAATCGTCTGTCTATTTTTGTAGACGGAAACAATATGTTCTATGCTCAACAAAAAAATGGGTGGTTTTTTGACCCGCGGCGAGTCTTAGAATACTTTAAACATGAGCAATCAGAAACAACATTAATTAATGCATTCTGGTACACTGGCTTAAAAGACCCACAAGATCAACGAGGTTTTAGAGATGCTCTAATTAGTCTAGGATATACAGTCCGAACTAAAATTCTTAAAGAATATTATGATGATACTTCTGGTCGTTACTCGCAAAAAGCGAATTTAGATATTGAAATTGTTGTAGATATGTTTAATACAGTAGACCAGTATGACCGAGTAGTATTATTCAGTGGCGATGGAGATTTTGAACGAGCAATCGAACTATTACGCTCAAAAAATACACATATTACGGTAGTATCTACAGAAGGAATGATCGCTAGAGAACTACGAAACGCTACTGATAGATATATAGATTTAAATGATATCAGAGATCAAATAGAAAAAACCGAAGGTTAATAGCCTTAGCAATTATTTACAAAGGTAAGAGTAAAAGAAAAACTAAGGTTGAAGATATATTGAGCCACAAGTAAAAATTAAACAACAAACCGCAAATGACAAACAAAACAGATCGGATTATCATTTTTGATACTACACTGCGAGATGGAGAGCAGTGTCCGGGAGCGACTTTGAATATAGACGAAAAGCTAGTTATTGCCAAGCAACTAGCGCGTCTGGGTGTGGATATAATTGAGGCAGGCTTTGCTTTTGCCAGTCCTGGAGATTTTGAAGCAGTCAGTAAGATTGCCCAAATTGTGGGGACAGAAAATGGCCCGGTAATTTGTAGTTTGGCAAGAGCAATTAAAGCAGATATTGAAGCGGCCGCAGAAGCATTAAAACCAGCCGTAAAGGGCAGAATTCACACATTTATTTCGACTTCTGATATTCATTTAGAGTATCAGTTACGGAAGTCACGGGCAGAAGTGCTAGCGATCGCCGAAGAAATGGTAGCTTATGCCAAATCCTTCATGACAGATGTCGAATTTTCGCCAATGGATGCGGCTCGTTCCGATCCAGAATTTTTGTACCAAGTGTTAGAGCGAACGATCGCAGCTGGTGCAACAACAGTTAATATTCCCGATACCGTGGGTTACACCACCCCAAGCGAATTTGGGGCAATAATTAAAGGCATTATTGAAAATGTCCCCAACATCGACCAAGCGATTATTTCCGTTCACGGTCATAATGATTTAGGCTTGGCAGTTGCTAACTTCTTAGAAGCCGTGAAAAATGGCGCACGGCAACTAGAATGTACAATCAATGGGATTGGCGAACGCGCCGGCAATGCCTCACTAGAAGAATTGGTAATGGCGTTGCATGTGCGGCGGCAATATTTTAACCCTTTTCTCGGCAGACCAGAAGAATCTCAAGAATCCCTGACAAATATCGACACCCGACAAATTTATAAAACCTCACGCTTAGTTTCTAATTTGACGGGAATGTTGGTACAACCAAATAAAGCGATCGTTGGTGCAAATGCCTTTGCCCATGAGTCTGGAATTCACCAAGATGGTGTGTTAAAAAACAAACTCACCTACGAAATTATGGATGCCCAATTGATTGGCTTAACAGACAATCAAATAGTTTTGGGCAAACATTCAGGGAGAAATGCTTTCCGGACTCGGTTGAAAGAATTGGGCTTTGAACTGTCAGATACTGAGTTAAATAAAGCCTTCGTTAGATTCAAAGAAGTAGCAGATAAAAAGAAAGATATTTCTGATTGGGATTTGGAAGCGATCGTTAACGATGAAATCCAACAAGCGCCCGATTTATTCCGGGTAGAGTTGGTGCAAGTTTCCTGTGGTAGCAACGCCCGTCCTACTGCTACAGTTACTCTGCGTACCCCAAAAGGTGAAGAATTAACCGATGCTGCGATCGGTACTGGGCCAGTGGATGCAGTTTACAAAGCCATCAACCGTGTGGTGAATGTGCCCAACGAGTTGATTGAGTTTTCTGTGCAGTCAGTAACAGCCGGTATTGATGCCATTGGCGAAGTGACAATTCGTTTACGTTATGAGTCTAAAGTGTTTTCTGGTCATGCAGCGAACACAGATATCATCGTGGCATCCGCACAAGCTTATGTAAATGCGTTGAATAGGTTGTATGCATCTTTGCAAACTCAAGAAAAGCCAGAGGAAGTAACTGCACAGAAAGTCTGAGATCGGAATCTGTGAAACTGCCAGTTTTTAGCTGATGCTAACAAACTCCTCTCCAACTTTGGGGAGGAGTTATTTGTGACTTCCAAAAATTTGTTAGAAATTATGCTGACAGAAAAACATCTCATTATTAGAGAAGGCACAATCAAAGAAGACTCACTGATTGCAAAATACTTTTACCAAATGTGGCTAGATATTGATGTTGATGAGAGTACAGGTTCTGTGATAAAGGTTGCTGAAGGTGAATTATCAGCAGAATTGTTTGCAGAGTAAAAAGCTTCTATCTAAATTCAATAGGATAAGTTTCTAGCTCAAGAAGGATCTGTGGTTGCTTGTGTTCGCATTTGTGCAATATTGATTTAATTATCAATATTGTTTACTTTTTGGGATTTTTCGATTTACTTGATAAGCATAAAACTTTATTCTAAAAAACGATGTTTATAATCAGTTAGCTTGTATGAGTAGCGACAAAACAACAGAATTGCCACTCTGGGTACAAGATAGAGATATAGTCATTGCGCATGATGAAGAAGTACAGTGGCGAGAAGGAAAACGCCCCGATTATTCATATACCAATGAATTTCTTCATCAAGAAAGTAAATTTCAGCATCCAGAAGGTTCTTTAGAAGCGATCGCTCAAAATTTAGTCCGCACTTTTGAGATGGAAGCTTCTAATAAATCTAATCCTCAACAGTGGCTTTAGATTGTTACTGATAAGTTTAAGATGAGTACCAATGGGGGACAACAATTCACTGCTCAGGATGTTGCAACCGAAGGTACTTATAATCTGTTTTTGGGTAAAACTGAGCAATATAACTCTGACACAGAAACCTTTGAATCTTCATTTCAAGTTTTTCATACAGCCTTTCCTAATGGCTTCCTTTGGGAATTAACAGAAGTACTTTCGGGGCCGCCTAATGTTACCTTTAAGTGGCGACATTGGGGAACATTTAATGGTTCCTATAAAGACTATGCACCCACAGGTGAAACAATCGAAATTGTCGGAGTTAGTATTGCTCGCGTTACTGATGATTTGAAGATTGAGTCTCTAGAGCATTATTTTGATAATAATGTCTTTCTTCAGAAATTAACGGCAGGTGGTTGCCCTTTCCATTCTCAAAATCAGAATAATCACTAATTTTGATTTAGTTATAGTCTATGGAATAGTACGCTCGATTGGCGCTCTTAGCAAACAGCAGTGAGTGCCGATTGAGTGATTATAATCATCGAAAGTCTGCAATAGAAGGGAATGCGGAGAAATTTAAATAAATTGAATAATGCCGTTTATGGTATTGGTGTTTGCACAGTAGTAGCTGGTATATTGATTGAAGGTGTAAACCCAGCCAGTTTACCCGATTTCTGGGGTACAAAGTCTGTTTCTTTGCTACCTTGAATCTCAGATAAGTAGCAATCTTGCACTGCCAACAACAAGCCTTTGATGGCATCTGGTGCGCCTGTTTTAACTAAATCATCTGCCTTTTTGAAAAAATGCGATCGCCATTTGCCATCGTTATTGCCATACAATTCGATTAAATACCAACCTGCAAGATACTCAGCCAAAGGATCGAGACAAAAACGGATTCTATCTTTAGCAGAACCGATAGTTTGAATCAGGTGTAGGCGCTTTTCCAGATAATTGAGGTGTGCTTCAGGATCGTCAATACCCAAAGCTGCTAATGCAGCAATAGCATCTGCACGCTTGGCGGTTGCTGGTTGGTAACTTTGCTGCAAACATTCCCAAGCGATCGCTTTGGCATCTTGATGAACGGTGCGATCATCAAATTGATTGTCTGTAACATCACGATTGAGTTCATTGATATAACCCAGCATCAAATTGGGAATATTCTCTGGTAACGCAGAAATATTAGATGTAACGTCTTTACTGGCGATTAACTGTTCAGCATAAAGTTTCGCCAGCAAAACAGTGATATTATTTTGACCGACCATGAGAGAAAGACGGTTACAAGCGTCAAAAAATTCTTGATCGGTAAAGCGATCGCGTTTACCTCGCTGCATCAGATAAGCTTCCATAAAGGACGATAGTTTATTCGCCTCAATCCGCAAGGGTTTAATTATCGTCTTATTAACCCGCCCCAACTTTTCCTCAATTCGGGAAGTAATCACCAACGCATTCACCGGAAACTCTGGCGACTCCGGCTCAATTGCTTCTCGTGTAGTGGCATTCATTTCTGAGAAACGGTCTACAATTACTAGAATGCGTTTTTTTCTTAATAAACGTAACAATAATTCTTGACAAATCGGCTCTGGCTCATCAATTAAAGCTTGCAACTGTCCTCTGATAGCTTCTAAAAGCGGCGACTTACCTTCAGTTACCCGAAATTCTTCTTCTAAAAGCACAGGTAACATCAAATGTTTGCAGAGTTGTTGGTCTTCAGCCTCAGCCATTGCCCATCCAGCGATTCGACACGCTAAACTGGTTTTACCTACACCCCCTTCCCCACCAATTACTAAGCAGCTACGTTGTTTCTCGAAAGTTGAGCGTAAATTCTCATTCATCAGTTGGGGAACTGTTGTACTATCCAGAACAACGGGAATAGGAATGTAACAGGCGCGACTGTTAACTGTATCCTTTTTGGGAAATTGCTCGCGGGCTGCTTTGATATATTTAGCTACCCACGCATCTAATACTCTGGGATGGTAATGAAACCAGCCAACAAATAGCACATATCGCAGAGGTACATTAACGCTGATAAATGGGAGAGAAAAATCTGTGTAAGGTTTGAGGGCGTTGTTAATTTTCAACAACCATAAAGGGGCTACCCGCAAGAGAATTAACCAAATAGAAGGTAATAAGATAAGGTAAGCGGCAATTCCCAAGAGTAATTTATGCTTAAATAGCGATTCCAGAACTCTATCAAAGAGGCGAGTTTCTTTTTCTGCTTTCAGGGCATTGAGAGGGCGACGTATCAGCCTAATGTCCGTCTCTGTGAATTTATCTTTGTATTTTTGTATAGTTGCCAATACCTGCTCAAAGTCTGAGATAACTTTCTGCAACTTGGAGGTAGGTAAAGCATTTGCTTTGTCCTGAAAGCCTGCCGCTATTCCTCCTAAACCTTTGATAGCACCTAAACGCACGTAAAACTGGTTATCATTCAACAGGGCAATTAAATTCGGGACAGAAGATACTGCTTCTGTACCCATTGCACCCAGAGCGTAAGCAGAATTGTAACGTACAGTGGGGTTCTTATCTTTTAAGGCAGCAGTTAATACTGGGACAGCTACTTTCGCTTCTACACCAATTTTTCTGAGTGCAGAAGGAACATAAATGCGAACAAATTGCTCCTTGTCTTGTAACGCCGCCATCAACGATGGAACTGCTGCTTTGGCTGCTGTACCAATATTTCCTAAAGCTAAGGTGGCGTACAGGCGGACTTGTCCATCTTCATCTTGCAATGCCGCACTTAAAGCAGAAACGGCTGGTGCTGCTTCTGCACCCAAATCTCCTAAAACAGAAGCCGCGTGCCAGCGAAGATTAATATCCTGATTTTTCAAAGCTTCAATCAGAGACGGCACTGCTGGCGAACCGATATTAACTAATGCATCTGCTGCAAGGCTTCTGATGTGGGCATCGTTATCTATCAGCTTCTCAATCAGCGGAGCAATTTTGCTGTCAGTAGTGATTTGCGCCCAACTATTGCTTGTGCATAGTAGGAACAGTGTCAGGCATAAGACAACCACCTTGAGCGCACTAAGTAATACTTGTCTGGTATGCTTTGTCATTGAATCGGATTGAATCACCCGATGAACAACTCCAGTCAGAGAAACTATACCTAAGATTGTAATCTAACTGTCAATGTGGGTTAGCGATGTCTACGATGGTCACTGAGCTTGTCGTTCGCGGAGCGTCTCGTAGAGAAGTGCGGGCTACGCCTACGCACTGGTTTGCTCAAGCTTGATTAGCATTAGGATTTAAACGCATCATAATTTTCTCTGGTTCTGTCAAATTTTTAAATCCATAACGGCGATAAAGTCCATGAGCGTCTTTTGTGCCTAACATCCATCTTTGAACATCTTGCAATTCTGGATATTCCAAAATATATTCTACAAACCATTTTCCTAAACCCTGTCCTCGATAAGGCTCCAAAATAAAAACATCTTTTAACAACGCAGAAGTTGCATAATCAGTGATGACTCTCGCAAAGCCCACTTGTTGATTATCTTCATAAAGTCCAAAACATAAAGAATTTTGTATAGACTTTTCCACAGTAGCTAACGGGATGTTTTCAGCCCAATAGGAGGTTTGTAAAAAATCATGAATCATTTGAATGTCTAATTTAGATTTCTCGGTGTTGATGTAAAATCGATGTTTTAATTCTTCATTCATCTTGCTACATCTTTTATTTAATTAGGTTGAAAAATTATAATTCATTCTTATGGTCAGTGGTTT
The Nostoc punctiforme PCC 73102 genome window above contains:
- a CDS encoding NYN domain-containing protein, whose translation is MGSPMNRLSIFVDGNNMFYAQQKNGWFFDPRRVLEYFKHEQSETTLINAFWYTGLKDPQDQRGFRDALISLGYTVRTKILKEYYDDTSGRYSQKANLDIEIVVDMFNTVDQYDRVVLFSGDGDFERAIELLRSKNTHITVVSTEGMIARELRNATDRYIDLNDIRDQIEKTEG
- a CDS encoding 2-isopropylmalate synthase, yielding MTNKTDRIIIFDTTLRDGEQCPGATLNIDEKLVIAKQLARLGVDIIEAGFAFASPGDFEAVSKIAQIVGTENGPVICSLARAIKADIEAAAEALKPAVKGRIHTFISTSDIHLEYQLRKSRAEVLAIAEEMVAYAKSFMTDVEFSPMDAARSDPEFLYQVLERTIAAGATTVNIPDTVGYTTPSEFGAIIKGIIENVPNIDQAIISVHGHNDLGLAVANFLEAVKNGARQLECTINGIGERAGNASLEELVMALHVRRQYFNPFLGRPEESQESLTNIDTRQIYKTSRLVSNLTGMLVQPNKAIVGANAFAHESGIHQDGVLKNKLTYEIMDAQLIGLTDNQIVLGKHSGRNAFRTRLKELGFELSDTELNKAFVRFKEVADKKKDISDWDLEAIVNDEIQQAPDLFRVELVQVSCGSNARPTATVTLRTPKGEELTDAAIGTGPVDAVYKAINRVVNVPNELIEFSVQSVTAGIDAIGEVTIRLRYESKVFSGHAANTDIIVASAQAYVNALNRLYASLQTQEKPEEVTAQKV
- a CDS encoding HEAT repeat domain-containing protein codes for the protein MTKHTRQVLLSALKVVVLCLTLFLLCTSNSWAQITTDSKIAPLIEKLIDNDAHIRSLAADALVNIGSPAVPSLIEALKNQDINLRWHAASVLGDLGAEAAPAVSALSAALQDEDGQVRLYATLALGNIGTAAKAAVPSLMAALQDKEQFVRIYVPSALRKIGVEAKVAVPVLTAALKDKNPTVRYNSAYALGAMGTEAVSSVPNLIALLNDNQFYVRLGAIKGLGGIAAGFQDKANALPTSKLQKVISDFEQVLATIQKYKDKFTETDIRLIRRPLNALKAEKETRLFDRVLESLFKHKLLLGIAAYLILLPSIWLILLRVAPLWLLKINNALKPYTDFSLPFISVNVPLRYVLFVGWFHYHPRVLDAWVAKYIKAAREQFPKKDTVNSRACYIPIPVVLDSTTVPQLMNENLRSTFEKQRSCLVIGGEGGVGKTSLACRIAGWAMAEAEDQQLCKHLMLPVLLEEEFRVTEGKSPLLEAIRGQLQALIDEPEPICQELLLRLLRKKRILVIVDRFSEMNATTREAIEPESPEFPVNALVITSRIEEKLGRVNKTIIKPLRIEANKLSSFMEAYLMQRGKRDRFTDQEFFDACNRLSLMVGQNNITVLLAKLYAEQLIASKDVTSNISALPENIPNLMLGYINELNRDVTDNQFDDRTVHQDAKAIAWECLQQSYQPATAKRADAIAALAALGIDDPEAHLNYLEKRLHLIQTIGSAKDRIRFCLDPLAEYLAGWYLIELYGNNDGKWRSHFFKKADDLVKTGAPDAIKGLLLAVQDCYLSEIQGSKETDFVPQKSGKLAGFTPSINIPATTVQTPIP
- a CDS encoding GNAT family N-acetyltransferase, translating into MNEELKHRFYINTEKSKLDIQMIHDFLQTSYWAENIPLATVEKSIQNSLCFGLYEDNQQVGFARVITDYATSALLKDVFILEPYRGQGLGKWFVEYILEYPELQDVQRWMLGTKDAHGLYRRYGFKNLTEPEKIMMRLNPNANQA